One segment of Bradyrhizobium sp. CB2312 DNA contains the following:
- a CDS encoding plasmid pRiA4b ORF-3 family protein has protein sequence MSLNTTVVRIRVTLKDVKPEVMRCLVVPITLRLDRLHLTLQAAFGWTNSHLFEFLAGGGRWGIPDPDGDFDPQPIDARKTRLSNIVQETGAKTIHYLYDFGDSWDHVIKLEKWFDNTTTEGLPLLLEAAGRCPPEDVGGASGYAEYLDAISEPTHPEHEQMRLWGPEQFDPNVIDRKALEAAVNALSDIWKPRRRATRTK, from the coding sequence ATGAGCCTTAACACGACCGTCGTCCGGATCAGGGTAACCCTCAAGGACGTGAAACCGGAGGTGATGCGGTGTCTTGTCGTACCGATCACTTTACGTCTTGACCGGCTGCATCTGACGCTTCAGGCGGCGTTTGGCTGGACGAATAGCCATCTCTTCGAGTTCCTAGCCGGCGGCGGCCGTTGGGGTATCCCTGATCCCGATGGAGATTTTGACCCTCAGCCCATCGATGCCCGCAAGACGCGGCTCTCCAATATCGTTCAAGAGACCGGCGCCAAGACGATCCATTATCTCTACGACTTCGGCGACAGCTGGGATCACGTGATCAAGCTTGAAAAGTGGTTCGACAACACGACAACGGAAGGACTTCCCCTCTTGCTCGAGGCCGCCGGCCGTTGTCCTCCGGAAGATGTCGGTGGTGCGTCAGGCTATGCCGAATACCTCGACGCCATCAGCGAGCCCACCCATCCGGAGCACGAACAAATGCGCCTCTGGGGCCCCGAGCAGTTCGATCCCAACGTCATCGACCGCAAGGCGCTTGAGGCGGCGGTCAACGCATTGTCCGACATATGGAAGCCGCGACGACGCGCTACGCGGACAAAGTAG